The proteins below are encoded in one region of Candidatus Thiodiazotropha sp. LNASS1:
- a CDS encoding ferredoxin, producing the protein MSYYRHHLFFCVNERTDGRPCCAQHGAKSMRDYMKGRVKALGLTGPGGVRVNTAGCLDRCDKGPVLVVYPEAVWYTFVDHEDLDEILQSHLIEGKVVERLLVG; encoded by the coding sequence ATGTCCTACTATCGCCACCATCTTTTCTTTTGTGTCAATGAGCGTACCGATGGCCGTCCCTGTTGTGCCCAGCATGGGGCAAAGTCGATGCGTGACTACATGAAAGGTCGGGTCAAGGCGCTGGGGCTTACCGGGCCTGGCGGTGTCAGGGTCAATACCGCAGGCTGCCTCGATCGATGCGACAAGGGGCCTGTGCTGGTGGTCTACCCCGAGGCGGTCTGGTATACCTTTGTCGACCACGAAGACCTGGACGAGATCCTGCAATCCCATCTGATCGAGGGCAAGGTGGTCGAACGCCTGCTGGTGGGTTGA
- a CDS encoding ABC transporter ATP-binding protein, with the protein MNISEPLVKIRNLHFAHGDRAIFNGVDIDIPQGRVTAIMGPSGTGKTTLLKLIGGQLRPSRGTIEVDGQDVHKLSRRALYRLRMRMGMLFQSGALLTDLNVYDNVAYPLREHTDLPESMIRRLVLMKLEAVGLRGARELMPSELSGGMARRVALARAIALDPMMVMYDEPFTGQDPISMGVLAQLVRRLNDAARLTSVLVSHDVEETAGISDMIYVLSGGKVIESGTPQALGVSQSPAVKQFMGGLPDGPVHFHYAAPALNDDLLSMRGAT; encoded by the coding sequence GTGAACATTAGCGAACCACTGGTCAAAATCCGCAATCTCCACTTCGCCCATGGCGACAGGGCCATCTTCAACGGGGTGGATATCGATATCCCCCAGGGCAGGGTGACCGCCATCATGGGGCCCAGCGGCACCGGCAAGACTACCCTGTTGAAACTGATCGGGGGGCAGTTGCGTCCCAGCCGGGGGACGATCGAAGTGGATGGTCAGGATGTGCACAAGCTCTCCCGCAGGGCGCTCTATCGGCTGCGCATGCGCATGGGGATGCTGTTTCAGAGCGGCGCCCTGCTGACCGACCTGAATGTCTATGACAATGTCGCCTATCCGCTGCGTGAGCATACCGACCTGCCGGAGTCGATGATCCGGCGACTGGTGCTGATGAAGCTTGAGGCGGTCGGTCTGAGAGGCGCTCGTGAATTGATGCCGTCCGAACTCTCCGGCGGCATGGCGCGCCGGGTGGCCCTCGCCCGGGCCATCGCCCTCGATCCGATGATGGTGATGTACGACGAGCCTTTTACCGGCCAGGATCCGATCTCCATGGGGGTGCTGGCGCAGCTGGTGCGGCGCCTCAACGATGCGGCGCGGCTCACCAGCGTCCTGGTCTCCCACGACGTGGAGGAGACCGCCGGCATATCCGATATGATCTATGTCTTGTCCGGGGGCAAGGTGATCGAGTCCGGTACACCGCAGGCCCTCGGGGTGTCCCAATCGCCGGCGGTCAAGCAGTTCATGGGTGGGCTGCCCGACGGTCCGGTCCATTTCCACTATGCGGCACCCGCCCTGAACGATGATCTGCTGAGTATGCGGGGGGCGACATAG
- a CDS encoding (Fe-S)-binding protein: MTPDQLLTEADRCVKCGLCLPECPTYQLLANEADSPRGRISLMQALAEGELDLDTAAETHLDRCLGCRRCETACPSGVRYGQLLDASRSLIARRKRGRPFLRWLFTQLTEPKRLARISRLYRLVKQLGVTQLITALLPDRYRRLPELGGQLTGAAVIQAGFYPADLPKGRLVQLFTGCVSTQVEQTLLESAMALLRRLGYAVEIPQTQCCCGAIHRHNGFEESAERYCSTNRQQTARSHARALVTLASACELELQEQQASEIPVVSLTDLLLSLPDTEIPTLKPYAGRVAVHTPCSSRDDGGMRLLQRIPQAEIFPLADNSVCCGAAGSYIFTQPSLSTTLGEAKIEKLQAGQVDILVTSNTGCAMQLRQLIADAGLQVRVMHPIELIYRQWPG; this comes from the coding sequence GTGACCCCTGATCAGCTGCTGACCGAAGCGGACCGCTGTGTAAAGTGCGGCCTCTGCCTCCCCGAATGCCCGACCTATCAGCTGCTTGCCAACGAGGCTGACTCGCCCCGTGGCCGCATCAGCCTGATGCAGGCCCTGGCTGAGGGTGAGCTCGATCTCGACACAGCCGCCGAGACCCACCTTGACCGCTGCCTGGGGTGTCGCCGTTGTGAAACCGCCTGCCCGTCCGGGGTGAGATACGGTCAACTGCTGGATGCCAGCCGCAGCCTCATCGCCAGACGCAAGCGAGGCAGACCATTCTTGCGGTGGCTCTTTACTCAGTTGACAGAGCCGAAACGACTGGCACGCATCAGTCGACTTTACCGGTTAGTGAAACAGTTGGGGGTTACACAATTGATTACCGCCTTGCTGCCTGACAGATACAGACGTCTGCCAGAACTGGGCGGACAACTCACTGGCGCGGCCGTCATCCAGGCCGGATTCTATCCCGCTGACCTGCCCAAGGGAAGACTGGTACAGCTTTTCACCGGCTGTGTTTCCACCCAGGTGGAGCAGACCCTCCTCGAAAGCGCTATGGCGCTGCTGCGCCGGCTTGGCTATGCGGTCGAAATACCGCAGACGCAGTGTTGCTGCGGCGCCATACATCGCCACAACGGATTTGAAGAGAGCGCGGAGCGATACTGCTCGACCAATCGGCAACAAACCGCAAGGAGCCATGCCCGAGCCCTGGTTACCCTGGCCAGCGCGTGTGAGCTTGAATTACAGGAGCAGCAGGCCAGTGAAATCCCTGTAGTCAGCCTGACGGATCTCCTGCTTTCCCTGCCGGATACGGAGATACCCACCCTGAAACCCTATGCGGGTAGAGTTGCAGTGCATACCCCATGCAGCAGTCGTGATGACGGCGGCATGAGGCTGCTGCAGAGAATCCCTCAGGCTGAGATCTTTCCATTGGCAGACAATAGCGTCTGCTGCGGTGCGGCAGGGAGTTATATATTCACCCAACCTTCACTCTCAACCACATTGGGTGAGGCGAAAATCGAAAAATTACAAGCCGGCCAAGTCGATATCCTCGTCACCAGCAATACGGGCTGCGCAATGCAGTTGCGCCAGCTCATCGCTGATGCCGGGCTACAGGTCCGGGTCATGCACCCTATCGAGCTTATCTATCGACAATGGCCCGGCTGA